From Alteromonas australica, one genomic window encodes:
- a CDS encoding choice-of-anchor I family protein, whose translation MAAQNKFKYGLLALLVSAALTGCGLDGDDGEQGETGAQGEQGEQGESGADGTDASLGITLDVVARAYLGNQTAAEIVQYHADTQTIYATNGDINTIAVIAAGSDNIPTSAMDDPIGTTNLTVTDITLPEEVDGVTLGSLTSIAISGDLMAVAVPADTKTDNGYVLFYNGLDSSSPVFLDQVEVGALPDMVTFTPDGGKVLVANEGEPSSDYTVDPEGSISVINILASGEPEESASTISFTDFNDEQETLLSQGMMFPNPSGRTINGVEIATTVAQDLEPEYITATNDIAYVSLQENNGIAVVDLEDLSVEIVGLGVKSWSGLNIDIQEDGSVSFGQYEGLYGVYQPDTIANYTWKDATFVVTANEGDAREYFFDADDEDACLTAGGLEFDEDDGCLAYLDEVKVEDLTAEANSELATLQANGEADDLRVTIGMGDADGDGEYDAAYAYGARSFTIWDQNGLVVFDSGDDFERITASVHGELFNNGDDENEGDSRSENKGPEPEALTVGVVGDRTYAFIGTERMGGIFVYDVTNPYDVEFSEYIINRDLTEGLDADDGIGDLAPESLVFVSADDSATGVPLLLVGNEVSGTVTVWQITEL comes from the coding sequence ATGGCCGCTCAAAATAAATTTAAATACGGTTTGTTAGCGTTACTCGTGTCTGCCGCCCTTACTGGCTGTGGCCTCGATGGTGACGACGGTGAACAAGGAGAAACAGGGGCTCAGGGCGAGCAAGGTGAACAGGGCGAATCCGGTGCAGATGGTACAGATGCGTCTCTCGGTATTACACTAGATGTGGTTGCTCGTGCTTATCTTGGCAATCAGACTGCCGCAGAAATTGTACAGTATCATGCCGATACCCAAACTATTTACGCCACAAACGGTGACATCAATACCATTGCTGTTATTGCGGCAGGTTCAGACAATATTCCAACTTCTGCCATGGACGATCCTATTGGCACTACAAACCTGACAGTGACCGACATTACCTTGCCAGAAGAAGTTGATGGCGTCACTTTAGGCAGCTTAACAAGTATCGCTATTAGCGGTGACTTAATGGCGGTAGCGGTACCTGCGGACACAAAAACAGACAATGGCTATGTGCTTTTCTATAACGGGCTAGATAGTTCATCACCGGTATTTTTAGACCAAGTAGAGGTAGGTGCACTGCCTGATATGGTTACTTTTACGCCAGATGGCGGCAAGGTGCTTGTTGCTAACGAAGGCGAACCTTCTAGTGATTATACGGTTGACCCAGAGGGGTCTATTTCGGTGATTAACATTCTTGCCAGCGGCGAGCCCGAAGAGTCAGCAAGTACGATTAGTTTTACCGATTTTAACGATGAGCAAGAGACATTGTTATCTCAAGGTATGATGTTTCCGAACCCAAGTGGTCGTACTATTAACGGTGTTGAAATTGCAACCACAGTGGCACAAGACCTTGAACCAGAATACATCACGGCAACCAACGACATAGCTTATGTTAGCTTGCAAGAAAATAACGGCATTGCGGTTGTCGATTTAGAAGACTTGTCTGTTGAGATCGTCGGTTTAGGTGTTAAATCTTGGTCTGGCTTGAACATCGATATTCAAGAAGATGGTTCGGTAAGCTTTGGTCAATACGAGGGGCTATACGGTGTATACCAACCAGATACTATCGCTAATTATACTTGGAAGGACGCCACGTTTGTCGTTACTGCAAATGAAGGTGATGCGAGAGAGTATTTCTTCGACGCCGATGATGAAGATGCGTGCTTAACCGCAGGAGGCCTTGAGTTTGATGAAGATGATGGTTGTCTTGCTTACCTTGATGAAGTGAAGGTTGAAGATCTAACCGCCGAAGCAAATTCAGAGTTAGCCACCTTGCAAGCCAATGGCGAAGCTGATGATTTACGTGTCACTATTGGCATGGGCGATGCGGATGGTGACGGTGAATATGATGCGGCGTATGCCTACGGTGCTCGCTCATTCACTATTTGGGATCAAAACGGTTTGGTGGTGTTCGACTCGGGGGACGACTTTGAGCGCATCACCGCATCAGTTCATGGCGAATTATTCAATAATGGCGATGATGAAAACGAAGGTGATTCACGTTCTGAAAATAAAGGCCCTGAGCCAGAAGCACTAACAGTGGGTGTCGTGGGTGATCGCACTTACGCGTTCATTGGCACCGAGCGTATGGGAGGTATTTTTGTTTACGATGTGACAAACCCTTACGATGTTGAATTTTCAGAATACATTATTAACCGTGACCTGACTGAAGGCCTAGATGCAGACGACGGCATTGGCGACTTAGCACCAGAAAGCCTAGTATTTGTCAGCGCTGATGATAGTGCTACAGGGGTTCCATTGCTATTAGTAGGAAATGAAGTCAGCGGCACTGTTACCGTATGGCAGATTACTGAACTGTAA
- a CDS encoding M48 family metallopeptidase encodes MKLRFKVTLAALALTIGACATSPTGRNQVLLFSESQLAEMGDQAFTGMKEELKISNKAVQNSYVECVANAITAQVPNTVFSGQWEVVVFDDEQVNAFALPGGKIGVYTGLLAVAENQHQLAAVIGHEVGHVIAEHGNERMSQSTLINVGSQAMGQILAANEVPQSGPIMAAIGLGVQVGVQLPFSRTHESEADIIGLQLMAQSGFDPRQSVNLWENMDAASNGERPIELLSTHPAPQTRIEDLEANMSSAYASYQSAPYRPNCR; translated from the coding sequence ATGAAATTGAGATTCAAGGTTACCCTCGCCGCCCTCGCACTAACCATAGGGGCATGCGCTACATCTCCCACAGGACGTAATCAAGTCTTGTTATTTTCAGAATCTCAACTAGCAGAAATGGGCGATCAAGCCTTTACCGGCATGAAGGAAGAGCTCAAAATTTCTAATAAAGCGGTACAAAATAGCTATGTTGAATGTGTTGCCAATGCGATTACTGCGCAAGTACCCAATACGGTATTTAGCGGGCAGTGGGAAGTCGTCGTATTTGACGACGAACAGGTGAATGCGTTTGCCCTGCCCGGTGGTAAAATTGGCGTGTATACCGGCCTATTAGCGGTAGCAGAAAATCAACACCAATTGGCGGCGGTTATCGGCCATGAGGTTGGCCATGTCATTGCCGAGCATGGTAATGAGCGTATGTCTCAATCTACGCTTATCAATGTTGGTTCACAAGCGATGGGGCAAATTCTTGCGGCCAATGAGGTGCCCCAATCTGGGCCCATTATGGCGGCAATAGGTTTAGGCGTGCAAGTGGGTGTTCAATTGCCTTTTAGCCGCACGCATGAGTCTGAAGCAGACATCATCGGTTTACAGCTAATGGCCCAGTCTGGTTTTGACCCTCGCCAGTCGGTTAACCTATGGGAAAATATGGACGCCGCAAGTAACGGAGAGCGGCCAATTGAACTGTTATCGACTCACCCAGCACCGCAAACACGTATAGAAGATTTAGAGGCGAACATGTCATCTGCTTATGCCAGTTATCAGTCAGCGCCTTACCGACCCAATTGTCGATAA
- the ruvX gene encoding Holliday junction resolvase RuvX, whose translation MPDIGQRTVLAFDFGTKSIGVAVGQEVTGTASPLAALKARDGIPDWQQIAALYEEWQPHLVVVGLPLNMDGSEQEMTQRAKKFANRLHGRFKVAVETCDERLTTTDAKSMLFELGGYKKLTKDKIDSVSACVIFTSWIESQY comes from the coding sequence ATGCCTGATATAGGTCAACGAACAGTACTGGCATTTGATTTTGGCACGAAAAGTATCGGTGTGGCTGTTGGGCAGGAAGTCACGGGCACAGCGTCCCCTCTTGCCGCATTAAAAGCGAGGGATGGTATCCCAGATTGGCAGCAGATTGCTGCGTTATATGAGGAATGGCAGCCACATTTAGTCGTGGTGGGTTTACCGCTAAATATGGACGGTAGCGAACAAGAAATGACGCAAAGGGCGAAGAAGTTTGCCAATCGGCTTCATGGGCGATTCAAAGTCGCGGTAGAAACCTGTGATGAGCGTTTAACCACCACTGATGCCAAATCAATGCTCTTCGAACTGGGCGGCTACAAAAAACTGACGAAAGACAAAATAGACAGTGTATCTGCCTGCGTTATATTTACCAGTTGGATTGAAAGTCAGTATTAG
- a CDS encoding YqgE/AlgH family protein has translation MTELKSLQNHFLIAMPTLDDPYFSRSLTYICEHNDEGAMGLVLNQPSTMNLKQLLEQTDKALTVSDDKAEQIILAGGPVSQERGFVLHTEQPGWGSSLTLAPGIMVTTSRDILTAIGSNQGPDEALIALGYAGWTAGQLEQEMQENAWLTIEADEEILFNTPIHKKWQAAVNKLGVDVWQLAPGAGHA, from the coding sequence ATGACTGAATTGAAAAGCTTACAAAACCACTTTCTCATCGCCATGCCAACGCTGGACGATCCGTACTTTTCTCGTTCTCTCACCTATATTTGTGAACATAACGATGAAGGAGCAATGGGTTTAGTTCTCAATCAGCCTTCCACAATGAACCTCAAACAATTACTTGAACAAACCGATAAAGCGCTTACCGTAAGCGATGATAAAGCAGAGCAAATTATTCTCGCCGGTGGCCCGGTGAGTCAAGAAAGAGGGTTTGTCCTTCATACTGAACAACCAGGCTGGGGTTCTAGTTTAACCCTTGCACCTGGCATTATGGTTACCACCTCCCGGGATATACTTACGGCTATTGGTAGCAATCAAGGCCCTGACGAAGCCCTCATCGCCTTGGGTTACGCAGGATGGACCGCAGGCCAGCTTGAACAAGAAATGCAAGAAAACGCATGGCTAACCATAGAAGCAGATGAAGAGATTCTGTTTAACACACCTATACACAAAAAGTGGCAAGCTGCGGTGAATAAACTTGGGGTCGATGTGTGGCAGTTAGCTCCCGGAGCTGGTCATGCCTGA
- the gshB gene encoding glutathione synthase, which yields MHYTVGVIMDPIAAIKPHKDTSFAMMLEAQRRGATVLYFELKDLYLDNGKPMGRGKRVTVIDRAEDFYAIEDEQTLCLGDVDVLLMRKDPPFDGEFLYATQILSLAQDAGALVVNNPQALRDYNEKLFTSYFPEHIPHTLVTNNPTLVREFHATHKDIICKPLDGMGGASIFRVKPDGNNLGVIIETLTQLGQRYMMVQEYLPEIKDGDKRVLIVDGEVIPYCLARLPTKGETRGNLAAGGTGRPQPISASDRALANAISPTLKANNIMFVGLDVIGNKITEINITSPTCVREIEGHYNINIMAMLFDAIEKRLASN from the coding sequence ATGCACTATACCGTTGGCGTGATTATGGATCCCATTGCGGCGATAAAGCCACACAAAGACACGAGTTTTGCGATGATGCTGGAAGCGCAGCGCCGTGGCGCCACTGTGTTGTATTTTGAACTTAAAGATTTGTATTTAGATAACGGTAAGCCCATGGGACGGGGCAAGCGAGTCACCGTGATTGATCGCGCCGAGGACTTCTACGCTATCGAGGATGAGCAAACGTTATGCTTAGGTGATGTGGACGTTTTACTTATGCGTAAAGATCCGCCTTTCGATGGTGAGTTTCTTTATGCAACTCAAATCTTATCATTAGCCCAAGATGCCGGCGCCTTGGTAGTGAATAATCCGCAAGCATTAAGAGATTACAACGAAAAGCTATTTACCTCTTACTTCCCTGAGCATATTCCACATACACTTGTTACCAATAATCCGACGCTGGTTCGTGAGTTTCATGCCACGCACAAAGATATTATCTGCAAACCCCTCGATGGTATGGGTGGTGCGTCTATCTTTCGCGTAAAGCCTGATGGGAATAATTTAGGGGTCATCATTGAAACCCTTACCCAATTGGGTCAGCGCTACATGATGGTACAAGAATACCTTCCGGAGATTAAAGACGGTGACAAGCGTGTGCTTATTGTGGACGGCGAAGTTATTCCTTACTGTCTTGCTAGGCTCCCCACCAAAGGGGAAACACGGGGCAACCTAGCGGCTGGTGGCACGGGACGCCCTCAACCAATTTCAGCATCAGATCGTGCGCTGGCAAATGCGATTTCTCCCACATTGAAAGCAAACAACATCATGTTTGTAGGCTTGGATGTGATTGGCAATAAAATTACCGAAATAAACATTACCAGCCCGACCTGCGTAAGAGAAATTGAAGGGCACTATAATATTAATATTATGGCAATGCTTTTTGATGCAATTGAAAAGCGACTGGCTAGTAATTAG
- a CDS encoding TonB-dependent receptor, with protein MSLKNKQLHTPRKELSVSQQFALHPTAKWVKTAIFAGLASTSAFTLQAQEAQVTEEADEAVEVIDVVGTRRTIQDQISIKRESTTVVDGLSAEDIGDLPALSIGEALESITGAASHRENGGATEITIRGLGPFLSATHINGREATNGSGDRSVNFSQFPSELVKKVAIYKTQDASMIEGGVAGVISLETVQPLDYGKQRIQGEIKGNYNPDQTNVENSLENDLGYRGTVSYVDQFEFDDGSAFGISVGLQRQDITQPEAEYRSSSPTGSSLWACLNDPTNTNEGFFRSSAGDCEDQVSGSSNQGYDTTIDPETGEAVSAGSPYAWTGSSRSYRQNETSDERDAFFLAMQYQPNESWDINIDTQYSKRVQREARHDLIFLQKRAIPGLTGPTLVTNSVGGILHWEGQDRIESSGEQFSREEIYKGIGLNIEHYATDLLTLKFDVAYSNTEREELQISNRARTADRIPFTWDMGDNIPHFSITDFDVTDITNFTDSLRTRLDRENSRENEVISAKFDFQYMLGSDVFTSIEGGLRASELSFLQYGGTQGNGSRTEYTLDTSNTAALDVLESCQIDFPETDFLSSVSDGDIITNVDSDGNVNSSGTGSSWATYDNNCFAQAVAASNGGDFAFPEVEYENAGTIDVTEKTYAAYLMANYDTEMWGKFVRGNFGVRVVDTEVTAIGFRSSFDVVYDDLGVVSLVTGDSLERIEGGGGYTEVLPSVNFVMDYSDDILLRAGIYRGMSRADPSDLGYSRTFQTDDDLAPTSLSDLLVGVNGSGNPNTQPLMSWNYDAAIEWYPNEDSIFAFGVYYKRFTGGFQQQTELETFVIEGESYSLPITNSVTTDDASNLVGIETSIAYRWDSGIGVKVGYNYADTDYEFEDSLYGDTFITDVDGNTTQLTDGIIPPASVPGFSEHVFSAQVYYQIGDLDTAVIYKYRSDYFQPYTSNGTRLRYVDEVGVWEARASYKINEHTRLKVSAINLFSAPKSQDYYVQGNLGEVNDYGPRLFAGITVKY; from the coding sequence ATGTCGTTGAAAAATAAACAACTACACACGCCAAGAAAGGAACTGTCGGTTTCCCAACAGTTTGCCCTTCACCCCACTGCGAAGTGGGTGAAAACGGCCATTTTCGCAGGACTAGCAAGCACTAGTGCATTCACACTGCAAGCCCAAGAAGCGCAAGTTACTGAAGAAGCTGATGAAGCTGTTGAGGTCATTGATGTTGTCGGTACACGCCGTACGATACAAGATCAGATTTCAATTAAACGCGAATCAACCACAGTGGTAGATGGCCTCTCTGCTGAAGATATTGGCGACTTACCTGCTTTATCAATTGGTGAAGCGTTAGAATCTATCACAGGGGCAGCCTCGCACCGTGAAAATGGTGGCGCCACTGAAATTACAATCCGTGGTTTAGGCCCCTTCTTAAGTGCCACACATATTAATGGACGAGAAGCCACCAATGGTAGTGGTGACCGCTCGGTAAACTTCTCACAATTCCCGTCGGAGTTGGTGAAAAAAGTCGCCATTTACAAAACCCAAGACGCTTCAATGATTGAAGGCGGTGTTGCCGGGGTAATTTCCCTTGAAACCGTTCAACCCCTTGATTACGGCAAGCAGCGCATCCAGGGTGAAATTAAGGGCAACTACAACCCTGATCAAACGAACGTTGAAAACTCATTAGAAAACGACCTAGGTTACCGTGGCACGGTAAGCTATGTGGACCAATTTGAATTCGATGATGGTTCTGCCTTCGGTATCTCGGTTGGCCTTCAGCGCCAGGATATTACACAGCCCGAAGCTGAATACAGAAGCTCTAGCCCTACAGGGTCATCACTATGGGCCTGTTTAAACGACCCCACTAACACCAATGAAGGTTTCTTCCGCAGCAGCGCTGGGGACTGTGAAGACCAGGTGAGCGGTAGCAGTAACCAAGGATACGACACGACTATTGATCCGGAAACTGGCGAAGCGGTAAGCGCAGGCTCCCCTTATGCTTGGACTGGCAGTAGCCGTAGCTATCGCCAGAACGAAACGTCAGACGAACGTGACGCGTTCTTCCTTGCTATGCAATACCAACCTAATGAGTCATGGGACATCAATATTGATACTCAATACTCTAAGCGTGTGCAAAGAGAAGCAAGACACGACCTTATCTTCCTTCAAAAGCGCGCTATTCCAGGTCTAACTGGGCCTACCCTAGTGACAAACTCAGTGGGCGGGATATTGCACTGGGAAGGCCAAGATCGTATTGAATCATCGGGGGAGCAGTTCTCTCGGGAAGAAATCTACAAAGGCATCGGTCTCAACATTGAACACTATGCCACTGATTTGTTAACACTGAAATTTGACGTAGCCTACTCAAATACTGAGCGTGAAGAACTACAAATTTCAAACAGGGCTCGCACCGCAGACCGTATCCCGTTCACGTGGGATATGGGGGATAACATTCCCCATTTCAGCATTACTGATTTTGATGTTACCGATATTACCAACTTCACTGATAGCCTGCGTACGCGATTAGATCGTGAAAACAGCCGTGAAAATGAAGTTATTTCCGCTAAATTCGACTTCCAATACATGCTAGGTAGTGATGTATTCACCAGTATTGAAGGTGGCTTGAGAGCCTCTGAACTTAGCTTCTTACAATATGGTGGGACACAAGGTAATGGTTCGCGTACTGAGTACACGTTAGATACGTCGAACACCGCAGCACTCGATGTACTTGAATCTTGTCAAATAGACTTCCCGGAAACAGACTTTCTATCCAGTGTTTCAGACGGAGACATCATTACCAACGTAGATAGCGACGGCAATGTAAACAGCAGTGGCACAGGTTCTTCTTGGGCGACCTACGACAACAACTGCTTTGCCCAAGCCGTGGCAGCGTCTAACGGTGGTGACTTCGCTTTCCCTGAAGTTGAATATGAGAACGCGGGCACCATCGACGTGACCGAAAAAACCTACGCTGCGTACCTAATGGCGAATTACGACACAGAAATGTGGGGTAAGTTTGTTCGCGGTAACTTTGGTGTGCGCGTGGTTGATACAGAAGTCACTGCGATTGGCTTTAGAAGTTCTTTTGATGTGGTTTATGACGACTTAGGCGTAGTGAGCTTAGTCACTGGCGATTCGCTAGAACGCATCGAAGGTGGTGGTGGTTACACTGAAGTACTGCCTAGCGTTAACTTTGTCATGGATTACAGCGATGACATCTTGCTACGTGCAGGTATTTATCGCGGTATGTCTCGTGCCGATCCAAGTGATCTAGGCTATAGCCGAACTTTCCAAACCGATGATGATTTAGCGCCAACGTCTCTGTCTGACTTGTTAGTGGGTGTTAACGGTTCAGGTAACCCAAATACTCAGCCGCTTATGTCATGGAACTATGATGCAGCGATTGAATGGTACCCTAACGAAGATTCCATTTTTGCATTTGGCGTTTACTACAAACGCTTCACCGGTGGCTTCCAACAACAAACCGAGCTCGAAACGTTTGTTATTGAAGGCGAAAGTTATTCACTGCCTATCACTAACTCAGTCACCACTGATGATGCAAGTAACCTGGTAGGTATTGAAACCTCTATCGCCTATCGCTGGGATTCTGGTATTGGTGTGAAGGTTGGTTATAACTATGCTGACACTGATTATGAGTTTGAAGATAGCTTGTATGGTGATACGTTCATTACTGACGTGGACGGCAATACCACTCAGTTAACCGACGGTATCATTCCACCAGCTTCTGTACCTGGTTTCTCTGAGCATGTATTTAGTGCGCAAGTTTATTACCAAATTGGCGACCTAGATACAGCCGTTATCTATAAGTATCGTAGTGATTACTTCCAACCTTATACCAGTAACGGAACGCGTTTACGTTATGTCGATGAGGTGGGTGTATGGGAAGCACGTGCATCGTATAAGATTAACGAGCATACTCGACTTAAAGTGTCTGCTATTAACCTCTTTAGCGCACCTAAGTCACAAGACTACTACGTGCAGGGCAACCTGGGCGAAGTTAATGACTATGGCCCACGTTTATTTGCTGGAATTACCGTGAAGTACTAA
- a CDS encoding putative signal transducing protein, producing the protein MIKLFSSDDMFLMQSLKSELDALAIPYMIKNEYASGAMGELPWQDTQPELWLIDDTWQARANQVMDALMAHSVSSPGDKEQEWVCRNCKEKNGAAFDFCWQCEHQRHEV; encoded by the coding sequence TTGATTAAACTCTTTTCCTCTGATGACATGTTTTTAATGCAATCTTTAAAAAGCGAATTAGATGCGCTTGCCATTCCTTACATGATTAAAAATGAGTACGCCAGTGGCGCAATGGGAGAACTGCCTTGGCAAGATACTCAGCCAGAACTGTGGTTGATAGATGATACCTGGCAGGCAAGAGCAAATCAGGTGATGGACGCTTTAATGGCACACAGTGTTTCGTCACCGGGGGATAAAGAGCAAGAGTGGGTTTGTCGCAACTGTAAGGAAAAAAACGGCGCTGCCTTCGATTTTTGCTGGCAATGTGAACATCAAAGACACGAGGTGTAG
- a CDS encoding mechanosensitive ion channel family protein — MEDNLSLFSASDIERYINEYAIPWGINIAMAIAIYVIGRIVVGFILSIFRRVMAKSKYDAMLVDFLEAIISAILMLFVIVASLDQLGVDTTSLVAILGAAGLAIGLSLQDSLKNFAAGVMLLVFKPFKSGDFVEAGGTAGTVNKIGIFTSTMTTPDNKEIIVPNGAIYSGTITNFSAKETRRVDMVVGIGYDADLLKAKQVLQEMVEADPRILQEPAPTIAVAELADSSVNFVVRPWVQSADFWDVKFDFTEAVKLRFDKEGISIPFPQMDVHLHKDASE, encoded by the coding sequence ATGGAAGATAATTTATCGCTTTTCTCAGCAAGCGACATCGAACGCTATATAAATGAATACGCAATTCCATGGGGTATTAACATTGCCATGGCGATTGCTATTTATGTCATTGGTAGAATAGTAGTTGGGTTTATCCTTTCTATTTTCCGCCGAGTTATGGCGAAATCTAAATATGATGCGATGTTGGTTGATTTCTTAGAAGCCATAATAAGTGCGATTTTGATGCTTTTCGTCATCGTGGCCTCGTTAGATCAGCTAGGCGTGGATACGACCTCGTTGGTTGCTATATTGGGTGCGGCTGGTTTAGCGATTGGTTTGTCTTTGCAAGACTCGCTGAAAAACTTCGCTGCTGGCGTTATGTTACTTGTCTTTAAACCGTTTAAATCCGGTGATTTCGTAGAAGCCGGCGGTACAGCGGGTACTGTGAATAAAATTGGTATCTTTACCTCTACAATGACTACCCCAGACAACAAAGAAATCATTGTGCCAAATGGGGCTATTTACAGCGGTACAATTACCAACTTCTCAGCAAAAGAAACACGTCGTGTAGATATGGTTGTGGGAATTGGTTATGACGCTGATCTACTGAAAGCGAAGCAAGTATTACAAGAAATGGTGGAAGCCGATCCACGAATTCTTCAAGAGCCTGCACCGACTATTGCCGTTGCGGAACTGGCTGACAGCAGTGTGAACTTCGTGGTTCGTCCATGGGTACAATCGGCTGATTTCTGGGATGTGAAGTTTGACTTTACAGAAGCGGTAAAACTTCGTTTTGATAAAGAAGGTATTTCTATTCCATTCCCACAAATGGATGTACACCTTCACAAAGACGCAAGCGAGTAA
- a CDS encoding 16S rRNA (uracil(1498)-N(3))-methyltransferase — protein sequence MRIPRVYYPHPIPLEQEFPLTDDAGHHIATVLRLKANRPIVLFNGDGNEYSAQIISVQRKNVIVEADACLSLTKESPLPIHLGQGVSKGDRMDTVLQKSVELGVTEITPILTERCTVKLDAGRWEKKQQQWQKIMVGACEQSGRNVLPTLNPPVTLSNWLAESTSSTRLVLAPGATSSLARQPYNTKGYRLLIGPEGGLSETEIHHANEKGFLSVSLGPRILRTETAAISSVSILQAQHGDL from the coding sequence ATGCGCATACCAAGAGTTTATTACCCTCACCCTATTCCTTTGGAACAAGAGTTTCCATTAACTGATGACGCGGGTCACCACATAGCCACCGTCCTTCGATTGAAAGCGAATCGTCCCATTGTGCTTTTCAATGGAGATGGAAATGAATATAGCGCGCAAATTATCAGTGTTCAGCGTAAAAACGTGATTGTTGAAGCGGATGCGTGCTTGTCTTTGACTAAGGAGTCTCCCTTACCGATACATCTTGGCCAAGGGGTCTCCAAGGGCGACAGAATGGATACGGTTTTACAAAAAAGTGTGGAGTTGGGAGTGACTGAAATTACCCCTATCCTGACAGAGCGCTGTACCGTGAAATTAGATGCCGGGCGGTGGGAAAAAAAGCAACAGCAGTGGCAAAAAATTATGGTTGGTGCATGTGAACAAAGCGGAAGGAATGTGCTGCCTACGCTCAACCCTCCGGTAACTCTGTCTAACTGGCTAGCCGAGTCCACGTCTTCCACTCGTTTAGTATTAGCACCTGGCGCTACCTCTTCGTTAGCACGTCAACCTTACAACACCAAAGGTTACCGGTTACTCATCGGCCCAGAAGGTGGCTTATCAGAAACGGAAATACATCATGCGAACGAAAAGGGCTTTCTTTCTGTTAGTTTAGGGCCACGCATTCTTCGCACGGAAACCGCCGCCATAAGCAGTGTTTCCATCCTGCAAGCGCAACATGGCGACCTGTAA
- a CDS encoding PilT/PilU family type 4a pilus ATPase translates to MLDTYLQKMVSAQASDLFITAGFPVSAKINGKLTPLSEQVTTEHSALSLVEDAMNDSQKAAFHSTKECNFAIVREGIGRFRCSAFWQRDQAGMVIRRIVTDIPQADDLGLPPVLKDIIMAKRGLVLFVGGTGTGKSTSLAALIGHRNQHSHGHILTIEDPIEFVHEHKNCVVTQREVGIDTQSFDDALKSSLRQAPDVILIGEIRSMETMEYAMSFADTGHLCVATLHANNANQAIERIMHLAPKDQHDKLRFDLSLNIRAIVAQQLVPTTDGKGRVAAIEILLNSPLVTDLIQRNEIGSLKEAMKKGKEQGMQSFDMALYSLYREGKIDVEQALHHADSPNDLRLMIKLDANTGASLGTLSNVSIDMDD, encoded by the coding sequence TTAGCGCACAGGCTTCAGACTTATTTATTACTGCTGGGTTTCCAGTTAGCGCAAAAATTAACGGTAAGTTAACCCCATTGAGTGAACAGGTCACTACAGAACATTCCGCGCTTTCTCTGGTTGAAGATGCTATGAATGACAGCCAGAAAGCGGCGTTCCATTCCACTAAAGAATGCAACTTTGCCATTGTACGAGAGGGCATAGGCCGATTTCGTTGTTCTGCGTTCTGGCAGCGGGATCAAGCGGGAATGGTCATTCGTCGTATTGTCACTGACATCCCGCAAGCAGATGATTTGGGGCTGCCGCCAGTGTTAAAAGACATCATTATGGCTAAACGTGGACTGGTTTTATTTGTGGGCGGGACAGGCACAGGTAAATCTACCTCTCTGGCGGCACTGATTGGTCATCGAAATCAGCACTCTCACGGGCATATTCTCACTATTGAAGACCCCATTGAATTTGTTCACGAACACAAAAATTGCGTGGTCACACAACGGGAAGTGGGCATAGATACACAGTCCTTCGACGATGCGCTAAAAAGCTCATTGCGCCAAGCACCCGATGTCATTCTTATTGGTGAGATTCGGTCTATGGAAACCATGGAATACGCAATGTCCTTTGCTGATACCGGCCATTTGTGCGTAGCGACGCTACATGCAAACAATGCCAATCAAGCCATAGAACGCATTATGCACCTTGCGCCTAAAGATCAGCACGATAAACTGAGGTTTGATTTAAGTTTGAATATCCGTGCAATTGTGGCGCAGCAACTTGTCCCTACTACCGACGGGAAAGGACGAGTGGCAGCGATTGAAATTTTACTGAATTCCCCGCTAGTGACAGATCTTATTCAACGAAATGAAATCGGTAGTTTGAAAGAGGCAATGAAAAAAGGGAAAGAGCAGGGAATGCAAAGCTTTGATATGGCGCTCTATTCACTTTACCGTGAAGGCAAAATTGATGTGGAGCAAGCGTTGCATCATGCGGATTCACCGAACGATCTGCGGCTAATGATTAAACTTGATGCCAATACAGGGGCTTCGTTAGGCACCCTATCTAACGTCTCAATCGACATGGATGATTAA